AGGGTGTCCCAGAGCCCCTTCGCGGTGCTGTCGAGTGCGGCGACGGCTGCGGCGAAGTCGGGGTCCGCCGGGTCGAAATCACCTCCGGTGAGCAGGGTTTCGGCCCGTTGGAGAAGCGTGGGGAGGTCGGCCGTCGGGGCGTCGGCCCCGGTGGCCGGACCGGCGTGCGCCGGACCGGCTGCGGTGACGAGCGCGGTGGCGCCCGTCGCCGCCGTCGCGGCCGTCGCCGCCAGGAGGGAACGTCTGCTGAGCTGCATCGGGATTCCTTCCGCCGTGATCAGTCGGTGAGCGTGGAGGCGTCGACGGGCGGCTGCGGCAGGTTCAGCGCGGCCAGCTCCGCCCTGCCGGTCGCGTCGATGGGGAACGCCCAGGTGGTGACGAAGAAGTCGGTGAGGTCGTATCCGGCGACACGGCTGGAGTAGGTGGCCAGGGCCCGGTAGCGCTTGTCGTTCTCCGTGTAGTCGGACTGGGGGTTCTCCTCCCGCACGAGCTTGTGCATCCGGGGCCAGAAGTCCTCGCCGAAGGCGAGCTCCAGCTGCCGGAGCGGGACGAGCTTCTCGTACGCGCCGAAGGACTTCTCGTAGGTCAGCCCTGCCGTGCCGAACTTCCGCTGCGCGGACTGGAAGTAGGTCAGCCCCGTCGTCGCGTCGACCGTCAGGAGGTTGGACGGCTGGCCGAGGGTGCGCTGGGCGGCGAGCGAGTAGATGTTGACCGTGACCTCGGTGAGGCCGCCCGGCTTGTAGGCCATCTGCTGATGGAGGTGGCCGAGCTCGTGGTAGAAGCCCCAGCCCCGGGTCCGCAGCCCCGTCACGGTGGTCGCGCGGTCCAGGTACGCGCGCGGGAAGCCGTTGTAGCCGTGCGTCGCGTAGGCGCCGACACCGGTCGGCACCTTGCTGACCTCGGTGAAGTGGTACGGCCCCGCCTTCCGCCGGTGCACCGCCTTCGAGCCGTCGAGGCCGCTGATCCGGGCGTGCGAGTCGATGAGCGTCTCGACCAGCTCCAGCAGCGCGGCATGGTCCTCGTCGCGGTGGAGGAGGGCGCCGTCGCGGGTGAGGGTCATGATCGTGTTCGGGGCGACGAGCTCGACGTACGGCGAGGCGGTGAGCGTGTCCAGGCGGTCCTGGTACTCGGCCTCGGTGGTCTCGCCCAGGGTGAAGACGGGCATCCGGACGGCCCCCGAGCGGAACAGCACGCTCGCCCGCTCGCCGGCGCCCCTCAGCGTCAGGTAGACCGGGCCGCCGTGCGGGTCGGTCACGGTGTTGGCGCCGGCGGTCAGCGGGTAGCTGCGCGGTTCCTTGATCTCGCCGTAGTAGTCCCAGGCGCCGATCCAGAGGGTGGGGGTGAGGTCGTCGTGCGGCTGGACCGTCAGCGTGAGTGCCGCCCCGGCCGGGACGTACAGCCCGGTGGGATCGAACTCGCTGCCGCGCAGGGCCTGTCCGAGCCGGAGCCGCTCGGCCTCGGAGCCCGGGCGGGCGGTGACGAGGATGTCGGCCAGGGGTCGGCGGGCTTCGGCGGAAGCCGGTCCGGCGGCGGCGCCGAGCGCGGCCAGGGCTCCGGCCCCCGCCGCCGAGGCGAGGACGGCGCGACGGCTGACCGAGGAGCGGGCGGGCGAGGAGGACGACGTCGGAATACGCATGCGGAACTCTCCCTGCAGAAAGTGAGTGCGGGACTGAGGCGTGCGGGACGGCTGAACTTCGCGCCAGCATGTAAGCGGTTGCTATCAAGCCGCAAGAGGAGTCGGGAAGTTACTGTGATTTTCTATGGCCTACTGCGGTCAACCGCGGACATCGGCGTGGTAACCGGTCACATCCGGCTGTTCTTCGTGGACCGGGGCGCCACGGAATCGCGTACCACGATGTGCGTACCGAGCCGCAGCGCGCCGGTCGTCGGCTCACGCCAGTCGTCCTCGTCGCCGCCCGACACGGCCAGCCGCACGGCCTGCCGCCCCATCTCCTCCAGGGGTACGTGCACCGTCGTCAGCCTGGGCCGCATCTCCTGTGCGACCGGGATGTCGTCGTACCCCACCAGCGAGATGTCCTTCGGCACCCGCAGCCCCGCCTCCTCCAGCGCCTGGGCCGCGCCCGCGGCCACCATGTCGTTGGCAGCGAACACGGCGGTGAACTCGGGTCCGTCCTTGAGGAGTTCGGTCATCCGGCGATGTCCGAAGTTACGGCTGAACGCACCCGGCTGTACCAGCTCCGGATCGGGTGTCACCCCGCGCAGCTCCAGCGCGCGCCGGTGCCCGGCCAGCCGGTCCCGGGTGGTGGAGAGCTTGGGCGGACCGCCCAGGTACAGGATGCGCTCATGGCCCTGCATCAGCAGATGGTCGGTGATGGCGAAGGCGCCGCCCTCGTTGTCGTATTCCACCGCGGCGGTCGGGGCGCTTTCGCCCAGCGGAGGCCGGCCGCACAGCACGAGCTTCGATCCGCCGGCGTCCAGCTCCCGTGCCCGGCGGGCCAGTTCGGAGGTGTAGGTGCGGTCGGCGATGCTGCCGCCCACCACGATCACCGCGTCGGCCCGCCGCTCGTGCATCAGCTCGATGAAGGCCAGCTCGCGCTGCGGGTCGCCCTGGGTGCAACAGACCAGGCAGAGCCGGCCGCCGAGCGCGGCCTCCCGCTCCACTCCCCGCGCGATGTACGCGTAGAAGGGGTCGATGACCTCGTTGACGATGATGCCGACGGTGCGGTTGGAGACTCCGGCGAGGGCGCGGGCGTGGGCGTTGACCACGTAGCCGAGTTCGCGCATGGCGGACTCGACCCGTTCCCTGGTGGCCTGGGCGACCGGGTAGTTCCGGTTGAGTACGCGCGAGACGGTCGCCGTGGAGACGCTCGCGAGCCGCGCCACATCGGTGACCGTCGCCCGCCGCTGTTCCCCGGCCGTGCTCTGCCGACGCATCCGGCCCACCCCCTGCTGACTGTTGTGTGACGACGAGCCTAGAGCCTGCGGGAGCGTGGGGTTCATGCGATCCTCCCCAGATCGGCCCGGTGTACCGGGTGGGCGAAGGCCGAGCCGTTCGCGTACCGCCGCAGTTCGTCGACGGCGAGCGCGCCGAGCCGCCCGACCTCGTTGCCCTGGGCTCCCGCGAGGTGCGGGGTGATGAAGACGTTGGGCAGGTCCCACAGGGGGTGCCCGTCCGGCAGGGGCTCGGGTGAGGTCACGTCGAGCACGGCGTCCAGACGCCCGCTGACCAGGTGCCCGGTCAGTGCCTCGGTGTCCACCAGCGGGCCGCGTGCCGTGTTGACCAGCAGGGTGCCGGGGCGCATCAGGCCGATCCTGCGGGCATCGATGAGGCCGCGGGTTTCCGGTGTGTCCGGGGCGTGGACGGTGACCACGTCGCTCGTCGCCACCAGGGTGTCCAGGTCGGTGGGGGTGACCCCGAGGCGGTGCGCCTCGGCGGGGGTGACATAGGGGTCGTACAGCAGGACCTCGGCGTCCAGGACGCGGAGGAGTTCGATGACCCGCCGGCCGATCCGCGAGGCGCCGACGACCCCGATGGTGAGGCCGTGCGTGCCGAGCCAGTGCTGACGGGCCAGATCGGCGCCCGTGCGGTGGGTGCGCCGGGAGCGGAACAGCTCGGCCAGCGGGAACACCCGTTTCGCGCCCATGATGATGGCCGCGAGCGTGTACTCGGCCACCGGCACGGCGTTGGCCGCCGCGGCCGACGAGACGACGATGCCCCGGTCGAAGGCCACCGGCGACAGAAACGTTTTCACCGTGCCCGCGGCGTGGATCACCGCCCGCAGGGCGGGCGCCCGGTCCAGCAGCTCCGCGTCGACGGACGGGCAGCCCCAGCCGGTCAGCAGCACCTCCGCCCCGGCCAGTGCCGTCACCGCGTCCGGTGAGTCGAACTCGCTGATCACGGCGGGTGTGTTCAGGTCGGCGACGTCTTCGAGCCGGGCCCGTACAGGAGGCGGAAAGACGTCGTCGAGCAGTCCGGGGCTCATGACCAGGACCGTGCGAGGCCGCTTGGCCGGCGGTGTCGCTCCCTCGGCCCCGGAACGAGCCGGTGCCTCTTCGGTGGTTCGCACCCTGCCTCCGGACAGTAATCGCGTTCTATGGAATGACCGGCACGCTAAGGAGCCCGGCCCCCGACCGTCAAGCGGTCACCGCGTCCAACTGCCCTTTTTGCTCCATGATTTACGCATACGGGCCTGCGGATCGGTCGGCTGGAACGCCGCGTAACGCAGCCGTTTTCCCGAATCTCTTGACGCTGGGGTTAACCGCTTACTAACTTGCCGCCGCAGAAGGCTCACCACGCGCCACCCAGCCGAACAGGACGCACCATGGCTGAAACAGCACCCCTGCTGCCGAGGGAACAGTCCCTGTGGCAGCGGATCAAGCGGGACCGGGTGATGCTGCTGCTCACACTTCCCGGCCTGCTCTACTTCATCGTTTTCCACTACGTTCCACTGCTCGGCTACGTCGTGGCGTTCCAGGACTACGAGCCGTACCTCGGCTACATGCACAGCGTCTGGGTGGGGTTCGCCAACTTCACGGCGGCGTTCGGTGAGCCGGCGTTCTGGACCGCCACGTTCAACACCCTGGAGATCGCACTCATCCAGCTGGTGTTCTTCTTCCCGATCCCCGTCGCCCTGGCCCTGCTGCTCAACAGCATCGTCAGCGACCGCATCCGGCGCTTCGTGCAGAGCGTCGTCTATCTGCCGCACTTCATCGGCTGGGTCATCATCGTCTCGATCTTCCAGCAGATCCTGGGCGGCGCGGGGGTCCTGCCCGATGTCCTCGGAGGTCTCGGGCTGCCGCGCTACGACATGATGAGCGACCCCGACGCCTTCCCCTGGCTGCTCACGCTCCAGGTGGCCTGGAAGGACGCCGGCTGGGGCACGATCATCATCCTCGCCGCGCTGCTCAACATCGACAGACAGCAGTACGAAGCCGCGGCGATCGACGGCGCCGGTCCCCGGCGCAGACTGTGGCACGTCACCCTGCCGGGCATCGCCCCGGTGCTGATCCTCCTGCTCATCCTCAACCTCGGGCAGATCCTCTCCGTCGGCTTCGAGCAGATCCTGCTCCAGCGCGACGCGGTCGGACCGGACGCCGGTGAGGTCCTGGACACGTACGTCTACTACCACGGAATCAAGGACAACGACTGGGGCGTCGCCGCCGCCGTCGGGCTCGTCAAGGCGGTCATCGGCACCGCGCTCGTCCTGGGCGCGAACAAGCTCGCCCACCGCCTCGGCCACGAAGGGGTGTACCGCGGTGCTGACCGTTGAGAAGACGCTGCCCGAATCCGTGACGGAGAAGCCGGCGGAGAAGTCCGGCCGGCCCGCCCCGCAGAAGAAGTCCGACGGCCGGCCGCCGTGGATGGAGAAGCCGACCCGCGCGGGGCAGCTGGCCAAGGGCCTGGCGATCGTCGTCGTGGTCGCGGCCGTCGCCTACCCGCTGCTCGGTGTCATCGGCACCAGCTTCGCCTCGCAGACCGACATCATCCGTTCCACGGGCCTCGTCCTGTGGCCCGACCACCCGACCCTGGACGCCTACCGCACCATCTTCGCCGGCGGCGTCGTGACCCGGGCGCTGATCGTCAGCATCGGCATCACCGTCGTCGGAACCCTCGCCAGCCTCCTCGTCACGGTCGGCATGGCGTACGGACTGTCGCGCCGCGACGTCACGGGTTCCCGCTTCATCCTGATGACGGCGCTGTTCACCATGCTGTTCAACGCGGGCATCATCCCCAACTTCCTGCTGGTGAAGGGCCTCGGCCTGTACGACACGTACGCCGCGCTCGTCATGCCCACCCTGGTCAGCGCCTTCAACCTGGTCGTCCTGCGCTCCTTCTTCATGAACCTCCCCGAGGAGCTGTACGACGCGGCGAAGGTCGACGGAGCAGGCGACCTGCGCATCCTCGTACGGATCGTGCTGCCGCTCTCCAAGGCCGTCCTCGCGGTGATCAGCCTGTTCTACGCCGTGACGTACTGGAACGCCTTCTTCAACTCGCTCCTGTACCTCAACGACTCCGCGAAATGGCCCCTGCCCATGGTGCTGCGCACCTATGTCCTCCAGGGCCAGAGCCTCAACAGCGCCTCCGTCGGCGAGGCGCTCGCCCCGCAGCAGGCCGTGCAGATGGCGGTCCTCGTGATCGCCGTCGTGCCGATCCTCCTCGTCTATCCCTTCCTCCAGCGCTACTTCACCAAGGGCGTGCTCACCGGAGCCATCAAGGGCTGAGCGCGAGCAGCACCGGCCTCTTCTTCCCTTCTCTCAAGGAGATTTCAGTGTCGAGCTCCACCCCCATCAACCGCAGAGCACTGTTCCGCATGGGTGCGGGCGCCGGACTGGCCGTGGCCGCGGCGCCGTTCCTCGCCGCCTGCGGCGACGGCGGCACCACCGCGAAGGCGGAGGCCAAGAGTGCCTCGCTGCTGCCCACCACCGCGGTCCGCAACATCGGCCTCAAGCCCGATCTGGCCGGCACCGCCGCCGGCGTCCCGCAGGGCTTCTTCGGCTACCCGGCCAAGCCGCTGCGGGCCACCAAGGGCACCCCGCTCAAGGGCGCGTCCCCCATCAGCGTGACGACGGAGACCTTCTCCCCGCCGCCGCCCTCCCGTGCGAGCAACGCCGCGTGGCAGGAGATCGAGAAGCTGCTCGGCGGCAAGGTCGACTTCACCGCCGTCCCGGCCGACGACTACGGCACGAAGTTCTCCACGATGGTCGCCAGCGACAGCCTGCCCGACCTCTTCATGTACCCCGAGGTCGGCGGAGTCGACAACAAGGCCGCCTTCCTCCGGGCCACGTGCGCCGACCTCACCCCGTACCTCGCCGGCGAGAAGATCAAGGACTACCCGAACCTCGCCGCGATACCGAAGGCCGCCTGGCAGGCCGCGATCTTCGGCGGAAAGCTCTACGGCATCCCGATCGCCCGCACCGGCACCGGCGGAGCAGGCTTCTACCGCCACGACCTGTTCGAGGAGATCGGCATCACGAGCCTCGACCAGATCACCGGTCTCGACCGGTTCGTCGAGGCGTGCAAGGAGCTGACCCGCCCCAAGAAGGACCAGTACGCGATCATCGCCGGGGTCACCAACGTCCTCGCGATGTCGGCGGGCGCCCCCTACTTCTGGCGGCTCGACGCGGCCACCGGCAAGTTCACCACCGATCTGGAGACACCCGAGTACCGCCAGGCCGTGGAGACGGCGCGGTCGCTCCACGAAGCGGGCTGCTTCTACCCCGGCACGATCCAGATGTCCGGGGCGCAGAAGGCCCAGTACACGGACATGTTCAAGAACGGCAAGGGCGCGTACGTCTACGACGGCATGCCCACCTACCTGGCGCCGGGCGTCGGCTACATCGCCGCGATGAAGGCGATCGACCCGTCGTACGACCCGCGGCCCTTCGTCCCGTTCGGCAAGGACGCCCTCGCCTGGATGGACAACGTCGAGCTCCAGAACACCCACATCAAGAAGGCGTCCGGCGAACGCGTCCAGCAGGTGCTCGCCCTCGCCGACTTCGCCGCCTCGCCCTTCGGCAGCCAGGAGTACACGCTCATCAACTACGGCGTCGAGGGCACCGACTTCACGCGCGACTCCAAGGGGAACCCGACGCTCACCAAGCGGGGCAGCCAGGACGTCACGGTGCCCTGGAAGTTCATGGCGTCCGCCGTCCCCGCGGTCTTCAGCGCCGACTCCGAGGAAGGAGTCCGCCATGTGCACAACACCCTGAGCACCATGATTCCGATCATGGAGCAGGACCCCACCCTCCAGTACTCCTCGCCCACCTGGGACTCCAAGGGCAGCGGAAGCCTGCTCACGCTGAAGCAGGACGGGCTGAAGGACATCATCGCCGGCCGCAAGCCCATGTCGGCCTACGACCAGCTGGTCAAGGACTACCTCGCGAAGGGCGCGGAGCAGGCCCGGAGCGAGTTCGAGGAAGCCTTCCAGAAGGGGAAGAAGTGACCACACGACGCTCCGCCCTCAGACTCGGCGGCACCGCCGTCGCGGCAGCCGTGGCCGTGCCCGTACTCGGCCGGCCCGCCTCCGCCCTCCCGAACGGATTCGACCCGGCTCCCGGTTCCGACGGCGTCGGCGACCCGCTCTTCCCGACCCTCGGCAACGGCGGCTACCAGGTCGTCCACTACGACCTGACCTTCGACTTCACCCCGGTGACGTACGACTTCACCGCCGTGGTGCGGATGAACGCCAGGGCCACCCAGGACCTCTCCGCGTTCAACCTGGACACCGACGGTCACACCATCGACTCCGTCACCGTCTCGGGCACCCCCGCCACCTGGGTCCTCTCGCCCGGGAAGAGCGGCCAGGAACTCACCGTCACCCCGGCCGCCCCGCTCCACGACGGCATGCCCTTCACCATCGAGATCCACTACCGGGGCAACGGGAAGGCGCCCCGGCTCGGCCTCACCGGCTGGAAGTTCGGCACCGACGGCGGCTTCGCCTCCGCCGCCCAGTCCTCCCGGGCCGACACCTTCCTGCCCTGCAACGACACCCCGTCCGACAAGGCGACCTGGACGTTCCACATCAGCGCGCCCGAGGGCTTCGTCGCCACCGCCAACGGCGAGCTGCTCCACAAGACACCGGGTACGAACGGCTCCACCGTCTGGCACTTCGGGCTGCGCGAGAGGATGGCGACCGAACTCATCGGCATCGCCGTCGTCAAAGGCACCTATCTGTACGGGACGAGCCACCGGGGACTCCCGCTGCGGCACATCGTTCCGCAGGGCCAGGAGGAGAAGTACGGGCCCGTCGTCGCCCGTACCGCCGACCATCTGGCCTGGGTGGAGGCCAAGTTCGGGCGCTACCCGTTCTCCGTCTACGGCATCCACATCTACGACGGGTACACCGACGCGCTGGAGAACCAGACCCTCTCCCTCTTCTCCACCAACTGGTTCAAGCTCAACGCGGACGGCAATCCGGCCTACGAGAACACCATGGTCCACGAGCTGGTCCACCAGTGGTACGGGGACTCGGTCACCCCCGCCGACTGGCAGCAGGCATGGCTCAACGAGGGTCCCGCCGTGTACTACGCGGCCCTGTACAGCGAGGAGCGCGGCTGGTCCGTGCTCACCGACAAGATGAAGGCCACCTACGCCAAGCTCGACGCCGTCCGCGCCAAGGACGGGCCGCCCGGACTCCCCAAGGCCCTCGGCGGCACCAACATCTACGACGGCGGCGCGCTCGTCCTGTACGCCCTGCGCCGGCGGATCGGCGACCGCGCCTTCGACCGGGTGATGCGGATCTGGCCCGAACGGTTCAAGGACCGCAACGTCTCCAGCGAGGACTTCATCACCCACACCGTGAACGTCACCGGTGACCGGTCCCTCGACGCCTTCCTGCGCGACTGGCTCTTCGGAGCCGTGAACCCGCCCATGCCCGGCCACCCCGACTGGAAGGCAGGCGCGTGAACCTCCCGACGAAAGCCGTACGCCTGACCGCCGCGGCCTCCGCCGCCGCACTGGCCGCCCTCCTGGCGGCCCCCACGGCCCAGGCCGCCCCGGACACCCGCACCCTGTACGCCGCCACGAACGGCGCAGGCACCTCCTGTACGGTCTCCCGGCCCTGCACCCTGGAAGGTGCCAGGGACGCGGCCCGCGCCGAGACCGGCCGTGACGTCCGCGTCCTGCTGAAGGACGGCACGTACGAGCTCGAAGAACCCCTCCGCCTCGGTGCGGCCGACTCCGGCGGGGAGGGCCGCACCGTCACCTGGGCCGCGGCCCCCGACGCCGACCCCGTCCTGTCCGGCGGCCGGGCGATCACCGGCTGGAAGCCGAACGCCGACGGCACCTGGACCGCCGACGCCCCGGCCGGCGTCACACCGCGCCAGCTCTTCGTCAACGGCGAACGCGCCGTCCGCGCCCGCGGCGAGGCATGCGCCCCGAGCGTCTGCGACGCGACCAGAACCGGGATGACCGGGGCCAACGCCACCGGCATCGCCCAGTGGCAGCGCCCCACGGACGCCGAGGCCGTCATCCGGGTCCGCTGGCGCAACTACCACTGCCGGATCGCGGCCGTCAGCGGCGACATCCTGACCTTCGCCCAGCCCTGCTGGACCAACTCCGCGAGCGGAACCGACCGCACGGGACCCGCGTGGGACTCCACGACGGTCGACTCCACCCGCTACAGCGGGGTCGCGTTCTTCGAGAACGCCCCGGAACTCCTCGACGAACCGGGCGAGTTCACCTGGAACTCCGAGGCGCGCACCGTCACCTACCTGCCCCGCAGGGGCGAGCACATGACGGCCGCCAGGACCGTCACCCCGCACACCGAGCAGCTCCTCGTCCTCGACGGGGCGCACGACATCGGCCTCAGCGGAATCGGCTTCGCCTACGCCGCCTACCGCCAGCCCGGCACCGACGAGGGCTACGCGGGCATGCAGGCCGGACTCACCCTGACCGGCGCCACCGGACCCGTCGACCACGCGGGCCGCTACTACACCAAGCCGTCGGCCGCGGTGACCGTACGCGGCGGGCAGCGCGTCGTGATCGACCGGGCGAGGTTCGGCCGTCTCGGCGGCGCCGGAGCGATCCTGGAAGCCGGCACCAAGGACAGCGCCCTGACCCGCTCCTCCTTCAGGGACCTCTCTTCGGGCGCGGTCTACGTCGGGGACACCGAGCCGATGCCCGGCACGGAACTCGCCGGTGAGCGGAACACGGTGGCGTACAACACCATCAGCCGCGCCGGCGTCGAGTACACCGACTCCGTCGGCATCTGGGCGGGGTACGAGGCGGAGCTCGCCATCGAGCACAACACCCTCGACCACCTCCCGTACTCCGGGATCTCCGTCGGCTGGGGCTGGAACCAGCCCGAGGCCCAGACGTCCGTCCTGCGGGACAACAAGGTGACCGCCAACCGCATCACGAACGTCATGGAGGCCGCTCACGAGCAGCACGACGGCGGTGCGATCTACACCCAGGGATCCCAGCCGGGCACGGTCCTCTCGGGGAACTACATCAACCGCTCGGCGTTCGGCAACACCGAGCGCGACGGCAACGGCATCTACCTCGACGAGCAGTCCTCGCACATCCTCGTCGAGAAGAACGTCATCACCCGCATCGGCTACAAGTGGGTCTCCAACTGGGCGGATTACGGCATCGAGAACACGGCCCGGTCCAACTGGACCGACACCGCGGCGCCCGTCCTCTCCGGCCGGGGCTCCGTGATGACGGACAACCTCACCGGCCTCGACCGGCTGCCTTCCGAGGCACTCGCCGTCGCCGCCCGCGCGGGTGCGCACGGCGGACCGGTCGAGCAGCTGCGGACGGACCTCGCCCGCACGGGCACGGCCACCCAGTCCTCGACCGACGGAACGGGCACGGCGCAGCTGGCCCTGGACGGGGACACCAACACCGACACCCGCACGCTGTCCGAGCCGGGCGCCTGGTGGCAGGTCGACCTCGGTGACACCCACCGCGTCCGCCAGATCGAGATCTGGAACAACTCCTCCATGACGACGGCGGACTTCGACGTCGTCACCGAGGACGGAACGATCCACGTCGACGGAAAGTCCTTGCGTCCGACCGTTCTGAACCTGGACAGCAGCACCCGCACCGTGAAGATCATGGTTTCCGGGACCGGACGCGTGGCCCTCTCCCAGGTCCTCGTCCACCCCTGACCAGCCAACTGAGCGAAGGAAGACCCATGACCGACCTCCGTATCGGCGTGCTCGGCTTCGGCCTGCGCGGCTCACTCGCCCGCACCGCCCACCGGCCCGGCTCCGGAGCCCGCGTCACCGCGCTGGCCGAGCCGGACCCGCGCGCCCGTACGGAGGCGGCCGTGGCCTTCCCCGAGGCCCTCATATCGACCGGTCACCGCGAGGTCGTCGAGGACCCCGACGTCGACGCGGTGCTGGTCCTCACCCCCGACCACACCCATGCCGACCTGGCCTGCGAGGCGCTTCGCGCGGGCAAGCCCGTCTTCGTCGAGAAGCCCCTCGACATCAGCATCGAGCGCTGCGACACGATCCTGCGCACGGCGTACGAGACCGGGACCCGGCTCTACATCGGCCACAACATGCGTCACATGCCCGTCGTGCGCCTGATGCGCGACCTCGTCCGGGGCGGTGCGGTCGGCCGGGTCAAGACGATCTGGGTCCGGCACTTCGTCGGCTACGGGGGCGACTGGTACTTCAAGGACTGGCACGCCGAACGGCAGTACACGACGGGGCTGTTGCTCCAGAAGGCCGCCCACGACATCGACGTCCTGCACTGGCTGGCCGGCGGATACGCCGAGGACGTCCAGGCGCTGGGCGACCTGATGGTGTACGGCGACAACCCGCACCGCCGCGAGCCCGGCGAGCCGAAGGCCGACGACTGGTACACCAAGGACGGCCACTGGCCGCCGCACACCCAGCGGGCGCTCAACCCCGTCATCGATGTCGAGGACGTCTCGCTGCTCAACATGCGCCTCGACAACGGGGTGCTCGCCGCCTACCAGCAGTGCCACTTCGCTCCCGACTACTGGCGCAACTACACCGTGATCGGTGACGCGGGCCGCCTGGAGAACTTCGGCGACGGCCCCGGCGGCTGCGTCAAGGTGTGGAACACCCGGCGCTCCGGCTACCGCCCCGAGGCGGACGAGATCCACCCGGTCCCGGACGCCGAGGACAACGCGGGCCACGGCGGCGCGGACCCGCTGCTGGTCGACGAGTTCCTCCGGTTCGTACGGGAGGGGGGTCGTACGGACACCTCACCGGTGGCTGCCCGGATGGCGGTCGCGGCGGGTGTACGGGCGACGGCTTCCCTGCGCAACGGGGGCACCCCGCACCACGTGCCCCCGCTGGATCCGGAGCTGGCGGCCTACTTCGAACGCGGCCAGGTCCGCGCCTGACGCGCGGCCGGCGGGGGCGGGCGGGGGCCCGCGGGCACCGGCCGCCCCCGCTCAGGCCGGCGGAGCCCCCGTGCTGCCCCGCAGCACCACTTCGCCCTCGATCCGCAGGACCCGCGACCGCTGACCCGTCCCCGGCTCCCGCAGCGCCAGCGCGATCGCGCTCTCGCCCATCGCGGTCAACGGCAGCCGCACCGTGGTGAGCGGCGGCGACAACTCCCGTACCAGCGGGATGTCGTCGAACCCGGCGAGGGACACGTCCTCCGGTATCCGCAGGCCCTCCTCCCGCAGCGCGGCCAGCGCGCCGACCGCCATCACATCGGTCACGGCGAAGACGCACGTCGGCCGGGGTGGCCCGGCCGCCAGCAGCCGGCGCGCGGCGAGGTAGCCGCCCTCCCGGGTGAAGGCGCCCTCCACGACCCGGTCGAGGAGGGCGCCCGTACCGGCGAGCCCCTCCCGGAAGCCGGCCAGCCGGTCGGAGACCGTGGTCAGCGCGGGCGGTCCGGTCAGCACGGCGAACCTGCGGTGGCCGAGGGCGGCCAGCGAGCGGGCGAGGGCGGCGGCCCCGGCCCGGTTCTCCGGCTGCACGGTGTCCACCCGCAGGCTGCGGTGCCTGCTGACGACCGCGACACGTCCGCCGAGGCGTACGTACGGCTCCAGTTCGCCGTCCATGGCCCGCTCCCACGCCCGGTCCTGGAAGCCGGAACCGATCAGCAGGATCGCGCGCGCCCGCTGCGCGCGCAGCATGGAGACGTAGGCGATCTCGCGGGCCGGTTCCCGGAAGGTCGAGGCCAGCATCACCAGCAGGTCCTGCTCGGCCGCGGCGCGCATCACGCCGCTCGCGATGGCGGCGAAGTAGGGGTCACTGACGTCGTGACAGATGACGCCCACCGTGCGGTTGCTGGAGGCGCTGGCC
The Streptomyces sp. NBC_00234 DNA segment above includes these coding regions:
- a CDS encoding LacI family DNA-binding transcriptional regulator; this translates as MTLDAVAREAEVSPATASRALNGTARVREDLRERVRAAADRLGYIPNAHAQALASASSNRTVGVICHDVSDPYFAAIASGVMRAAAEQDLLVMLASTFREPAREIAYVSMLRAQRARAILLIGSGFQDRAWERAMDGELEPYVRLGGRVAVVSRHRSLRVDTVQPENRAGAAALARSLAALGHRRFAVLTGPPALTTVSDRLAGFREGLAGTGALLDRVVEGAFTREGGYLAARRLLAAGPPRPTCVFAVTDVMAVGALAALREEGLRIPEDVSLAGFDDIPLVRELSPPLTTVRLPLTAMGESAIALALREPGTGQRSRVLRIEGEVVLRGSTGAPPA